AAAATTCCTCTAAGCCATATTTCATTGGGTAAAACATAATTAATTGAGAATATCACACGATTATATGAATCGAGAATTTCAAAACCTCTATCATCTTGATTCCATGTGAAAAGACAATCGTTATTCAAAACAAACTGACTATCTTCCATAATTAGCGAAGCTTCTCCCTTACTATTTTTTAATATCCCTGTAAATAATATTCGATTGGTTAATGAATCAACTTTAACTTGTAGATTACAATCAGTTGGTAAGTGATTTTCAAGTCCCTTAGGAAAAAAGCACATCCTTTGTTTTAATACTGAGATAGATCCTTTCCAATTAAGTCCAAAAAAAGTTGAGTCGTTTTTTCTTGAAGAAGGTCCTAATATAAAGTGTATTGAATCTTTCTTGTTGGAATTTGCGGAACTTAACAAAATCCCTCTTTGATTCCTATCTGGGTTACATTCCCATGGTAAAGTAGAATTCACTTCTATTATAGGGTCTGAAAACACGCTATTATATCTGTCATAAGCTTCCCAAAATAATAGTGCTATACCAATAATATAAACTGTTTTTGCATATGTGGATGTAGAAATTGATTTCCAATGGGATTTGCAGAATAATAATATAAAAATTTTCTCTTTACATTTCTTATTATCTACTTTAATTCTACATTTTTTCATTTTGGCCATATGTATCTTAATGAGATAATTGTTTACAACTCGATATATCTGTATATAATATATTTAATACAGGTTTATGTTTCGGGATAAACGTATTAAAACTTTAATTATTAATACTGTGTTCCAATTATTTAAAATTTAGGTTTCGGAAATAGTCTATCTTCCAAATATATGAATTTACCTTTAGATTTATTTGTAAACTTTAAGACTATAATTTTGAGCATAGACTTATGTAAGTTTCTAATGTTTAAAATATTTTATCATAAGTATAGGCTGAAAATTCAAAACATTGAGTTGTCTATTTTTAGTAAAAAATAGCCTAAATTATTTATGTCTAATCCTCACCAACTATATATGAATTTTGTATAATGTAGATGTAATCTATTTTGAATAACTAATATAATTTCATTTTTCCGTGAAAAACACATTGGGTTTGTTCAGCTGAGCGTTTATTTCCTTGAAAAATGAAAATTTCCAAAAAATCCAATATAAATATAAATCAATAAACAAAGGGCTTCCGAAGGATAATAAAAACATAACATCGCTTTAGCGTGTTATCCTCTTGCTTTTCCCCTTAGTTTTGTAAACATACTTTTTTTAGGGATCATTTAATTGTTTGAGAGTTTCTTTAATTCTTAACTTCCCATCGGGGAATTCTCCACATAGTAATAGCCTCAAGGCCTTACTAAAATTATTTTAAATCTACCCTAAAACACTACCCAACTTAAACATAGGCAAATACATAGCAATTAAAATAACGCCAACTACAATCCCGACAAAAAGTATGATTAATGGTTCCATTAAGGTTGACATCAGTTTTGATTTTTGCTGAACCTCAATACCATATTGTAGATTTAACCGATTAAAAATGAATTCTGTTTGGTTGGTTTCTTCCGCTACCTTAACCAAAGAAATCATTCGATGATCAAATATTTTGTTTCCTTTTAGACTATCACTTAAACTATAGCCCTTTACTATTTTTTCTTCAACCGATTTTAAAGCGTCTTTTAAAGGATAAAAATCAATCATTTTACTTACTAATTCTATACTATTCAAAATAGGAACTTTTGAAGAGGTTAACAAAGTAACCGCTTGGGTGAATTGCGACAAATAAACGGATTTTATAAAATCTCCGACAAATGGAATTTTTAAATATCCATAATCTCTATGCTTTTTGAAATTTTCATTTTTGGTGAGTAGTTTCCTGAAAATTATAATTATCAATAAAAATGCAACAACCCACCAACCATAATTTCCAATAAAATCTGAAAGACTTACTATAAATTTCGTAATACCAGGCAATTCCACATTATTTTGTTTAAAAATATCTTGAAACATGGGGACTACCAAACGCAACATAAAAATAACGACTAAAACGGCAGTAACTAGAATAATTATTGGATAGGTAAGTGCGCTAATCAAGTTTCTGCGTTGTTCATTTTTCCTAGCAAAAAAACTACCGAGCTCTTCGCTTATTTTGGACATTGTTCCCGTTTCTTCTCCAATTTTTAGCGAATAATATTCGTACTCGGTAAATTCCTTTTTAGAATGAATAATTTCAGAAAAACTCATACCTGACACCAAAAGATCACCCATTTCGTGAAAAAATGTTTTTAACTTATCCTTTTTCTGATTTTCCTCAATAAGTAATAAGGCTTCTTTTAAGTTAATTCCTGCCTTTAAGAGTACACTAATTTCAGTATAAAAATCTTCCTTTTTTTTATTGGAGAAGGATTTCCCGAAAAAGGTAAGTTCCTTTTGCAACAGGGTATTAATGTCCTTACTTTTTCCAGAAGGTCGTTTAACAGTCTTTGTGTTTTCTAGTTTAAAACCCATTATTTCAAATATGTTTGAGCCGTATTATTCTTATACACAAAAATTACTTTAGCACCTTCTTCTTTTTTTGTCAAAATTTTGATAGCATCAATTTCTCCCACTGAAACTTCATTACCGTCAAAATAAAACATTTTATCAGTAATCGTAATTTTCAAAGTATCTAAATCACGTATAACAGTAGTTTCATCAAATTGATATTCCATTACTCCTACTTCATTTTCAAAACTTAAAATATCACTTTTAGCGTTATAATTTATCGTAGAATAGGATCTAAAATCTACCCAAAGTGCTTGTCTCAAAAGGTTCACTTCTGTTCCCTGTTCATAGTTTTGTTGAATGCCACTCATTTGTTTCTGAACTAGGTTTAAAACACTAAAAGCAAGACCGATAACGATTATGGTAATCACTAATACCACAATCATTTCACTCAAAGTAAATGCTTTAATGCGCTTTAAACTA
The sequence above is drawn from the Cellulophaga sp. Hel_I_12 genome and encodes:
- a CDS encoding type II secretion system F family protein; protein product: MGFKLENTKTVKRPSGKSKDINTLLQKELTFFGKSFSNKKKEDFYTEISVLLKAGINLKEALLLIEENQKKDKLKTFFHEMGDLLVSGMSFSEIIHSKKEFTEYEYYSLKIGEETGTMSKISEELGSFFARKNEQRRNLISALTYPIIILVTAVLVVIFMLRLVVPMFQDIFKQNNVELPGITKFIVSLSDFIGNYGWWVVAFLLIIIIFRKLLTKNENFKKHRDYGYLKIPFVGDFIKSVYLSQFTQAVTLLTSSKVPILNSIELVSKMIDFYPLKDALKSVEEKIVKGYSLSDSLKGNKIFDHRMISLVKVAEETNQTEFIFNRLNLQYGIEVQQKSKLMSTLMEPLIILFVGIVVGVILIAMYLPMFKLGSVLG